The Hymenobacter oligotrophus genome has a window encoding:
- a CDS encoding glycosyltransferase family 2 protein, whose amino-acid sequence MSKKNVKSFPVELSIVIPLLNEEESLPELTSWIGRVLQAHGLSYEVILIDDGSTDNSWEVIEELAAADVHIRGIRFNRNYGKSAALDTGFRAAEGRVVCTMDADLQDSPEELPELYRLITEERYDLISGWKKKRFDPLSKTIPTKLFNGVTRWISGIQLHDFNCGLKAYDSRVVKSIEVYGEMHRYIPVIAKWAGFRRIGEKAVHHQERKYGTTKFGLERFVYGFLDLMSITFVSRFRRRPMHFFGSMGVLSFFLGAIITLWLVGEKVWLAAHNLRARDVTDQPLFFLALVAVIVGVQLFLTGFLAELTSLNGRRKNQYLVRETLNLPTS is encoded by the coding sequence TTGAGTAAGAAGAACGTAAAATCATTTCCCGTCGAGCTGTCGATTGTAATACCGCTGCTCAACGAGGAGGAGTCGTTGCCGGAGCTAACGAGTTGGATTGGGCGCGTACTGCAGGCCCACGGCCTGTCGTATGAAGTCATTCTGATCGACGACGGCTCGACGGACAACTCGTGGGAAGTGATTGAGGAGCTGGCTGCCGCGGATGTGCACATCCGCGGCATTCGCTTCAACCGCAATTATGGCAAATCGGCGGCTCTCGATACCGGCTTTCGGGCCGCCGAGGGCCGCGTGGTTTGTACCATGGATGCCGATTTGCAAGATTCGCCCGAAGAGCTGCCCGAACTCTACCGGCTGATTACCGAGGAGCGCTACGACCTGATCAGCGGTTGGAAGAAAAAGCGCTTCGACCCGCTAAGCAAAACCATTCCGACGAAGCTTTTTAACGGCGTTACGCGATGGATTTCGGGCATACAGCTGCACGATTTTAACTGCGGCCTGAAAGCCTACGACAGCCGCGTGGTAAAGAGCATTGAGGTGTACGGCGAGATGCACCGTTACATTCCGGTAATTGCCAAGTGGGCCGGTTTCCGGCGCATTGGCGAAAAGGCTGTTCACCACCAGGAGCGCAAATACGGCACCACCAAGTTTGGCCTGGAGCGCTTCGTATACGGCTTCCTCGATCTGATGAGCATCACTTTCGTGAGCCGCTTCCGGCGCCGGCCGATGCATTTCTTCGGCTCGATGGGCGTGCTGTCGTTTTTCCTAGGTGCCATCATCACGCTGTGGCTGGTAGGCGAGAAGGTGTGGTTGGCCGCGCACAACCTGCGGGCCCGCGACGTAACCGACCAGCCGTTATTCTTCCTGGCACTCGTGGCTGTGATTGTGGGCGTGCAGTTGTTTCTGACGGGCTTTTTGGCGGAGCTAACTTCGTTGAACGGCCGGCGCAAAAATCAGTATTTGGTGCGCGAAACCCTGAACCTGCCGACCTCCTAG
- a CDS encoding DUF4199 domain-containing protein encodes MKNQAALRTAVRVGAIAGGLCVAWVLMLYFTGQNPYGPKRLMTMFVPPVAVLVAQWRARKQAPEQFGFSMALLTGVVTLLLTASLSGLGVYTLARTGNPQLIEQNRLQMKRMIQAERANFLKEKGGKEQYERSIRGIASTPSALAQDDFSKKLLAGLFFFLPGAVFFRK; translated from the coding sequence ATGAAGAATCAGGCTGCGTTACGAACAGCGGTACGCGTGGGCGCCATTGCCGGGGGATTGTGTGTGGCTTGGGTGCTCATGCTGTATTTCACCGGCCAGAACCCGTACGGCCCCAAGCGCCTCATGACGATGTTTGTGCCGCCCGTTGCGGTGCTGGTAGCCCAGTGGCGCGCGCGCAAGCAGGCGCCAGAGCAATTTGGTTTTTCAATGGCTTTGCTTACGGGCGTCGTAACGCTCCTGCTCACCGCTAGCTTGTCGGGGTTGGGTGTTTATACGCTCGCCCGCACGGGCAACCCGCAGCTGATCGAGCAAAACCGCTTGCAAATGAAGCGAATGATTCAGGCTGAACGCGCCAATTTTCTAAAGGAAAAAGGCGGAAAAGAACAGTACGAGCGCAGCATCCGTGGTATTGCCAGCACGCCGTCGGCGCTGGCCCAAGACGACTTCAGCAAAAAGCTTTTGGCGGGTTTGTTTTTCTTCTTGCCCGGCGCCGTTTTCTTTCGGAAATAA
- a CDS encoding TerC family protein, whose translation MTTTPWFWVAFNLFVLAMLLLDLLVFNRKAHVVRMREALGWSAFWIALSLAFNYFVYHEFGREAGMNFLTGYLLEKALSVDNLFVFLLIFTYFKVPGEYQHKILFWGVLGALVLRATFIVIGAALISKFSWTLYVLGAFLVYTGFKMATTSGDPDIDPENNPVVRFLSRHLPITNRYEGSKFFVRKEKLLFATPLFVVLVMVETTDVVFAADSIPAILAVTQDKFIVYTSNVFALLGLRALYFALAGLMQLFHYLHYGLSLILVFIGGKLLLHDFFHLPTEWALGVVAAVLTLSVVVSLILPKKNDDDAVTEPAASSSDEPKV comes from the coding sequence ATGACTACAACTCCCTGGTTCTGGGTTGCTTTCAATCTCTTTGTGCTGGCCATGCTGCTGCTCGACTTGCTGGTGTTCAACCGCAAGGCTCACGTAGTGCGCATGCGCGAAGCCCTGGGTTGGAGCGCCTTCTGGATTGCGCTTTCGTTGGCGTTCAACTATTTCGTGTACCACGAATTCGGACGCGAGGCCGGCATGAATTTCCTGACGGGCTACTTGCTTGAAAAGGCGCTGAGTGTTGACAACCTCTTTGTGTTTCTGCTCATCTTCACCTACTTCAAGGTGCCGGGCGAGTACCAGCACAAAATCCTGTTCTGGGGCGTGCTGGGGGCGCTGGTGTTGCGCGCCACCTTTATCGTGATTGGCGCCGCGCTCATCAGCAAATTCAGCTGGACGCTTTACGTGCTCGGTGCTTTTCTGGTGTACACGGGCTTTAAGATGGCCACCACCAGCGGCGACCCCGACATCGACCCCGAAAACAACCCGGTGGTGCGCTTCCTCAGCCGTCATTTGCCCATCACCAACCGCTACGAGGGCAGCAAGTTCTTCGTGCGCAAGGAGAAGCTGCTGTTTGCCACGCCCCTGTTCGTGGTGCTGGTGATGGTGGAAACCACCGACGTGGTGTTTGCGGCCGACTCCATCCCGGCCATTCTGGCCGTTACGCAAGACAAGTTTATCGTGTACACCTCCAACGTGTTTGCGCTGTTGGGCCTTCGCGCGCTTTACTTTGCGTTGGCCGGCCTCATGCAGCTATTCCATTACCTGCACTACGGTTTGTCGCTTATCCTCGTCTTTATCGGCGGCAAGCTGCTGCTGCACGACTTCTTCCACCTCCCCACGGAGTGGGCCCTAGGTGTGGTAGCGGCCGTACTTACTTTGTCGGTGGTAGTGTCGCTGATATTGCCCAAGAAGAACGACGACGATGCCGTAACCGAGCCCGCCGCGTCGTCTTCCGACGAGCCCAAGGTTTAG
- a CDS encoding glycosyltransferase, translated as MARVVIIGPAYPLRGGLATYNERLARAFREAGDEVRIVTFSLQYPNFLFPGQTQFSTEAGPADLDIEVSINSVNPLSWWQVGQRLRRERPDLVVFRFWLPFMGPALGTIARIVRGNGHTRIVTITDNVIPHEKRPGDRPFTQYFLRVCHGFVTMSRSVLADLRQLGLRQPARYQAHPLYDNFGPVVPQLEAQRRLHLAPEYRYLLFFGFIRAYKGLDVLLKAFADERLAKLPLKLIVAGEFYEDAAPYEAIIREHKLESRLVRATDFIPNERVADYFCAADMVVQPYKHATQSGVSQIAYHFERPMLVTDVGGLAELIPDGEVGYVVPPTPQAIADALVDYFTHPDLQAKFEAGTRHYKQQFSWAEMVKALKEVAAVPST; from the coding sequence ATGGCACGTGTGGTGATTATTGGGCCGGCGTACCCATTGCGCGGCGGCTTGGCTACCTACAACGAGCGGCTGGCGCGGGCTTTTCGCGAAGCCGGCGACGAGGTGCGCATCGTTACGTTTAGCCTGCAGTACCCCAACTTTCTGTTTCCGGGCCAAACACAGTTCAGCACCGAAGCGGGCCCCGCTGACCTCGACATTGAGGTAAGCATCAACTCCGTGAACCCGCTGAGCTGGTGGCAAGTAGGCCAGCGGCTGCGGCGCGAGCGGCCCGATTTAGTTGTGTTCCGGTTTTGGTTGCCATTTATGGGGCCGGCCCTAGGTACCATTGCCCGCATAGTGCGTGGCAACGGCCACACGCGCATCGTCACCATCACCGACAACGTAATTCCGCACGAAAAGCGGCCCGGCGACCGGCCTTTCACGCAGTATTTCCTGCGGGTGTGCCACGGCTTCGTTACCATGAGCCGCTCGGTACTGGCCGATTTGCGCCAGCTCGGCCTGAGGCAACCCGCTCGTTACCAAGCACACCCGCTCTACGACAACTTCGGACCGGTTGTGCCCCAACTCGAGGCACAACGCCGCCTGCACCTAGCGCCCGAGTACCGGTACTTGTTGTTTTTTGGCTTCATCAGGGCGTACAAGGGGCTCGATGTGTTGCTCAAAGCATTTGCCGATGAGCGCCTAGCCAAGCTGCCCCTGAAGCTGATAGTGGCCGGCGAGTTTTACGAAGATGCCGCGCCCTACGAGGCCATCATCCGGGAGCACAAGCTGGAGAGCCGCTTGGTGCGCGCCACCGATTTTATTCCAAACGAGCGGGTGGCCGATTACTTCTGCGCCGCCGATATGGTGGTGCAGCCCTACAAGCACGCCACCCAAAGCGGCGTGTCGCAGATTGCCTACCACTTCGAGCGGCCCATGCTGGTGACCGACGTGGGCGGGCTGGCCGAGCTGATTCCGGATGGCGAAGTGGGCTACGTGGTGCCACCCACCCCGCAGGCCATTGCCGATGCGTTGGTTGACTACTTCACACACCCCGACCTACAAGCCAAGTTTGAAGCCGGCACGCGGCACTACAAGCAGCAATTTTCGTGGGCCGAAATGGTGAAGGCGCTCAAGGAAGTAGCCGCAGTGCCGAGCACCTAG
- a CDS encoding DUF4199 domain-containing protein, protein MENTVTPSVSPSAVGVRYGVMLGIVSIIFTAVIMMAGLEQNTAVGLLGAVISIVFIVLAHKAFKQANGGFMSYGQGLVIGVIASVVSGVLTAVFRYIYLTFIDPEAMSRGMEAARAKLESQGMSDEQIDQAMAMSSKMTDGPLGVVVAIVGSVIIGLLFSLIISAITKRTRPEFE, encoded by the coding sequence ATGGAAAACACCGTTACTCCATCTGTTTCGCCTTCGGCCGTTGGCGTGCGCTACGGCGTTATGCTCGGCATCGTATCCATCATCTTCACGGCCGTGATAATGATGGCAGGCTTGGAGCAAAACACCGCCGTTGGCTTGCTGGGCGCGGTAATCAGTATTGTTTTTATTGTGCTGGCTCACAAAGCCTTCAAGCAGGCAAACGGCGGCTTCATGTCGTACGGACAGGGCTTGGTGATTGGTGTAATTGCGTCGGTGGTGTCGGGTGTTCTGACGGCCGTGTTCCGCTACATCTACCTCACTTTCATCGACCCCGAGGCCATGAGCCGGGGCATGGAGGCCGCCCGCGCCAAGCTGGAAAGCCAAGGTATGTCGGACGAGCAGATTGACCAGGCCATGGCCATGAGCAGCAAAATGACCGACGGCCCGCTTGGGGTGGTGGTTGCTATTGTGGGCTCGGTTATCATTGGTTTGCTTTTCTCGCTGATTATTTCGGCCATTACTAAGCGTACGCGTCCTGAGTTTGAGTAA
- the purB gene encoding adenylosuccinate lyase: MMHDALTPLTALSPLDGRYRRQTAPLANFFSELALIRYRVLVEVEYFIALCELPLPQLQGVEAEVFERMRLLYQEFTEADAEAIKAHERITNHDVKAVEYWLRDQFEILGLGAYVEFIHFGLTSQDVNNTAVPLSLREALHREIVPGYEQLADQLRACAAQWAAVPMLARTHGQPASPTRLGKELAVFVARLEAQLALLKQVPFGAKFGGATGNFNAHHVAYPEVDWHGFGNRFVNEQLGLHRSYPTTQIEHYDHLAATCDGLKRLNTILIDMARDVWQYISLGYFRQTIKAGEVGSSAMPHKVNPIDFENAEGNLGIANAVLEHLASKLPISRLQRDLTDSTVLRNLGVPLGHILIAITALQRGLGKLALDEEALHRDLEANWPVVAEAIQTILRREQYPNPYNALKALTRTHGPVTQATISEFVSTLDVRDEVKAELRAITPSNYVGI, translated from the coding sequence ATGATGCACGACGCGCTGACGCCCCTCACGGCCCTCTCGCCCCTCGATGGCCGCTACCGCCGCCAAACCGCTCCGCTGGCCAACTTTTTTTCGGAGCTAGCCCTGATTCGCTACCGCGTGCTGGTGGAGGTGGAGTACTTTATTGCTTTGTGCGAACTGCCACTGCCTCAGCTGCAGGGCGTCGAGGCGGAGGTATTTGAGCGCATGCGCCTGCTCTACCAAGAGTTTACCGAGGCCGACGCTGAGGCCATTAAGGCGCACGAGCGCATCACCAACCACGATGTAAAAGCCGTGGAATATTGGCTGCGCGACCAATTCGAGATACTGGGCCTAGGTGCTTACGTGGAGTTTATTCACTTTGGCCTGACCTCGCAGGACGTAAACAACACCGCCGTGCCGCTGAGCTTGCGCGAAGCCCTGCACCGCGAAATTGTGCCCGGCTACGAGCAGCTTGCCGACCAGCTACGGGCTTGCGCCGCGCAGTGGGCCGCCGTGCCCATGCTGGCGCGCACCCACGGTCAACCGGCTTCGCCTACGCGCCTAGGCAAAGAGCTGGCGGTATTTGTGGCCCGCCTCGAGGCGCAGTTGGCTTTGCTGAAGCAAGTGCCTTTCGGAGCTAAATTCGGCGGGGCTACGGGCAACTTCAACGCCCACCACGTGGCCTACCCGGAGGTAGATTGGCACGGCTTCGGCAACCGCTTCGTAAACGAGCAACTGGGCCTGCACCGCTCCTACCCCACCACTCAAATCGAGCACTACGACCACCTGGCCGCCACCTGCGACGGCCTGAAGCGCCTCAACACCATCCTCATCGACATGGCCCGCGACGTGTGGCAGTACATCTCGCTGGGCTACTTCCGCCAAACCATTAAGGCGGGCGAAGTGGGCTCCTCGGCCATGCCGCACAAGGTAAACCCCATCGATTTTGAAAACGCCGAGGGCAACCTGGGCATTGCCAACGCTGTGCTCGAGCACCTGGCCAGCAAGCTGCCCATCTCGCGCCTGCAGCGCGACCTCACCGACTCTACGGTGTTGCGCAACCTAGGCGTGCCGCTGGGCCACATCCTCATTGCCATTACGGCACTGCAGCGCGGCCTCGGCAAGCTGGCCCTCGACGAAGAAGCCCTGCACCGCGACCTAGAGGCCAACTGGCCGGTGGTGGCCGAGGCCATCCAAACCATTTTGCGCCGCGAGCAATACCCCAATCCGTACAACGCCCTCAAAGCCCTTACGCGCACGCACGGCCCGGTTACGCAGGCCACAATCAGCGAATTTGTGAGCACGCTCGACGTGCGCGACGAAGTAAAGGCCGAGCTGCGCGCCATCACGCCCTCGAACTACGTGGGCATTTAA
- a CDS encoding BatA domain-containing protein encodes MALTNPWFLLALIALAIPVLLHLFELRRPQRVLFTNVDFIKNVKLVTAKQRRLQHLLVLLLRLAFVGCLVLLFCQPYIPAAGEKGVDSHSALVIDNSLSMNADAADGEQLLEKGVRETSQLLSVLPRTGFVDVLYDRRRQNALTPSRAIESLISLAPSGSSQGLGAQISTLANNRSTAATSVFLVSDFQRSGFAPSTIRQLNNRQQVYLLPLRPAPTASVYVDSLYMADEFVRPGVETTLLMRLRNGGTTDARGVVVRVLVGARQVGTFQVDLAAGQSQVSSVRVRLSGTDAVKCRVEVDDQPIRYDNTFYFVLKPSRRVRVLEIGGSRSPLQRLYPNESVFEYKQESGFEPEGLSNADFVIINANSSLVASQRAALRRFVEGGGTVLFVPAPSKVGANLSETLADLGLTSVRPLNGAAATQEVASPDKQNPFFKDVFAQQTRQPDMPRATPLLAWSRSTLDVLKLRDGSAFLSGFRTGKGMLYVVASPLAPAYTTFPEHPLFVPVMYRLATSSVGQEQLPAYRLTDRAVVLRQPTETPTGTEQVYRLANDRSAFIPAQHVRDGRLYLQLPPDLRQPGYYQLSLGKRNLGTLAFNIDKKESELAYYSVEELRQLENTFPNVHVYESAGGQSVAAQFAQQRTGTPLWRYCLAAALLCLLGEVLVLRFAGARNTTAPLAA; translated from the coding sequence ATGGCACTAACTAATCCTTGGTTTCTTTTAGCTCTAATTGCACTTGCTATTCCCGTTTTACTTCATTTATTCGAACTACGCCGTCCGCAGCGAGTTCTGTTCACAAATGTTGACTTCATCAAGAATGTCAAGCTGGTAACAGCTAAACAGCGCCGGCTGCAGCATTTACTTGTATTGTTGCTTAGGCTGGCGTTTGTTGGTTGTTTAGTATTGCTGTTCTGCCAGCCATACATACCAGCCGCTGGTGAGAAAGGGGTTGATAGCCATTCCGCTTTGGTTATCGACAACTCTCTGAGCATGAACGCGGATGCGGCGGACGGCGAGCAACTTCTCGAGAAAGGAGTACGTGAGACCAGCCAGCTTTTAAGCGTCTTGCCGCGCACAGGCTTCGTTGATGTGCTGTATGACCGAAGGCGCCAAAATGCACTGACCCCCAGTCGTGCCATCGAGTCGCTTATTAGTTTGGCGCCATCGGGTTCAAGCCAAGGTCTAGGTGCTCAGATAAGCACATTGGCAAACAACCGAAGTACTGCCGCTACATCTGTTTTTTTGGTTTCGGATTTTCAGCGTTCAGGCTTTGCCCCGAGCACTATCCGGCAACTAAACAATCGGCAGCAAGTGTACTTGTTGCCACTGCGGCCAGCGCCAACTGCTAGCGTGTATGTAGATAGTTTGTACATGGCGGATGAGTTTGTTAGACCGGGAGTCGAGACGACTTTGCTGATGCGGCTGCGCAATGGCGGCACCACTGATGCGCGCGGTGTTGTCGTTCGGGTTTTAGTTGGTGCACGGCAAGTCGGAACGTTTCAGGTTGATTTAGCGGCCGGGCAAAGCCAGGTGAGTTCCGTTCGGGTTAGGCTGAGCGGCACGGATGCGGTGAAATGCCGCGTCGAGGTTGATGACCAACCCATTCGCTACGACAACACCTTCTATTTTGTGCTTAAACCCAGCCGCCGTGTGCGCGTTTTGGAGATAGGTGGAAGTCGTAGTCCATTACAACGCTTATACCCCAACGAATCAGTTTTTGAGTATAAACAAGAAAGTGGTTTTGAGCCGGAGGGGCTTTCAAATGCTGATTTTGTAATTATAAACGCCAACTCGTCTCTTGTGGCTAGCCAACGCGCTGCCTTGCGGAGGTTTGTGGAGGGCGGAGGGACCGTGCTATTTGTGCCGGCGCCTAGCAAGGTGGGTGCCAACCTCAGCGAAACCTTAGCCGACCTAGGGCTAACATCGGTGCGGCCGCTCAATGGGGCTGCAGCCACTCAGGAGGTAGCATCGCCCGACAAGCAAAACCCGTTTTTCAAAGACGTTTTCGCGCAACAGACCCGTCAGCCGGACATGCCCCGCGCCACGCCGTTGCTCGCCTGGAGCCGCTCGACGCTGGATGTATTGAAGCTGCGCGACGGAAGCGCATTCTTGTCGGGCTTCCGCACGGGCAAAGGCATGTTATACGTGGTGGCCTCGCCGCTTGCCCCCGCGTACACTACGTTTCCCGAGCACCCCCTGTTTGTGCCGGTTATGTATCGGTTAGCCACCTCGAGTGTTGGCCAAGAGCAGTTGCCTGCGTATCGGTTAACCGACCGAGCAGTAGTGTTGCGGCAACCAACGGAAACGCCAACCGGCACCGAACAAGTGTATCGATTGGCAAACGACAGGAGTGCGTTTATTCCGGCCCAGCACGTGCGCGACGGCCGTTTGTATTTGCAACTTCCGCCCGATTTACGGCAGCCGGGCTACTACCAGCTAAGCCTAGGCAAGCGAAACCTAGGAACCCTCGCGTTTAATATCGACAAGAAGGAATCGGAGCTGGCGTATTACTCGGTTGAGGAGCTACGGCAACTCGAAAATACCTTCCCCAATGTGCATGTGTACGAATCGGCGGGGGGACAAAGCGTTGCGGCCCAATTTGCGCAGCAGCGCACTGGCACGCCGTTGTGGCGCTATTGCTTGGCGGCAGCGCTGTTATGCTTGCTCGGCGAAGTGTTGGTGTTGCGCTTTGCCGGCGCCAGAAATACAACCGCCCCGCTAGCCGCTTAG
- a CDS encoding glycosyltransferase family 9 protein — MHPDCRHFRGDIPCRPNKEHGYQCAGCPVYAPVRQRLLIIKLGAIGDVIRTTPLLRRLRQEYPSAYITWLTHTPAILPQDAVDEILKFDFAAVLQLQAREFDIVFNLDKDKEAGALLNTLKATQKFGYALRPYDGVAWPANDLARHKFLTGVFDQLSLQNTKPYVQEIFELCGYEFRGEEYVFDNHADKGYQWPQLPPAGRRVGLNTGCGDRWTTRLWSDEKWVSLITQLQQAGYAPVLLGGAAEEERNQRLQAATGAPYLGHFPLPQFINLLDQMDLVVTQVTMAMHISIALRKPTVLMNNIFNPHEFDLYGRGQIVQPNRECVCFYRGTCKLGTSCMEDLPAEKVLAAVQASLPLASA; from the coding sequence GTGCACCCGGACTGCCGCCACTTCCGTGGCGATATTCCGTGTCGGCCCAACAAGGAGCACGGCTACCAGTGCGCAGGCTGCCCCGTGTACGCACCGGTGCGGCAGCGGCTTCTCATCATCAAGCTTGGGGCCATCGGCGATGTAATCCGGACCACGCCGCTGCTGCGCCGCTTGCGCCAAGAGTACCCGTCAGCTTACATCACTTGGCTCACGCACACGCCCGCCATCTTGCCGCAAGATGCCGTCGATGAAATACTAAAGTTCGATTTCGCGGCCGTATTGCAGCTGCAAGCCCGTGAGTTCGATATCGTATTCAACCTCGATAAGGACAAGGAAGCCGGCGCGCTGCTGAACACCCTCAAGGCAACGCAAAAGTTTGGCTACGCCCTGCGCCCGTACGACGGCGTAGCTTGGCCCGCCAACGACCTAGCCCGGCACAAATTCCTAACGGGCGTGTTCGACCAGCTCAGTTTGCAAAACACTAAGCCCTACGTGCAGGAGATTTTCGAGCTGTGCGGCTACGAGTTTCGGGGCGAAGAATACGTGTTCGATAACCACGCCGACAAGGGATACCAGTGGCCGCAGCTGCCACCTGCGGGCCGCCGCGTAGGCCTTAACACCGGCTGCGGCGACCGTTGGACAACCCGCCTGTGGTCCGATGAGAAATGGGTTAGCCTGATCACTCAGCTGCAACAAGCCGGCTACGCGCCCGTGCTCCTAGGTGGTGCCGCCGAAGAAGAGCGCAACCAGCGCCTACAGGCAGCCACAGGGGCCCCTTACCTAGGGCACTTCCCGCTGCCGCAGTTCATCAACCTGCTCGATCAGATGGACCTCGTCGTGACGCAGGTAACCATGGCCATGCACATCAGCATCGCCTTGCGCAAACCCACGGTGCTGATGAACAACATCTTCAACCCGCACGAGTTCGACCTGTACGGCCGCGGCCAGATTGTGCAGCCCAACCGCGAGTGTGTGTGCTTTTACCGCGGCACCTGCAAACTCGGCACCAGCTGCATGGAGGACCTGCCCGCCGAAAAGGTGTTGGCTGCCGTGCAGGCTAGTTTGCCGCTTGCCTCCGCCTGA
- a CDS encoding biosynthetic peptidoglycan transglycosylase has translation MNPTTKKVLYWSLGTIGALLLVGLAVFLLKREQLLQYALRQTKTKVERKYPVTLTLGPARFTDLNTVQITNVSLVPRTGLQDTLLTARRINASISLRSLFARRPVFSNLQIEQARLVARKTATADNYGFLIKRTGKTAVPRDTTKGTNYGVLLNQVLETALENIPGEADFRNFLVAYESPRHRATITMPELTIEDGDLAGKLTVVLDSVTNRIGLRGHVEQGDENMDVQVFSQGRQPVVLPYVQRRFGANVQFDTLHLQLAGKDFDDERLTVRGAALASNFRLNHPKISDEDVVVRRGGIDFVATLGQNYLALEKGTKVTLNKIVAFPQISVRMRTPAELGRRIAAETRHYSPRLRGLLVSLNVETDEVPATDFFASLPQGIFGAVEGMQGTGTLQYHLSAALDMQQVDSLKFDSGLRASRDFKITRFGRVDLRKLNTEFAYTAYNDRGDSLKTFAVGPSNPDFVPFNQVSNYLKYAIITAEDPRFFTHKGFMEKAFVKSAIQNIKEKRFARGGSTLSMQLVKNVFLTRKKTVARKAEEALMVWLIENTRLVSKERMMEVYLNIIEWGPSRYRWPNGERGVYGVTEAARFYYDKEPAQLTLQESLYLASIIPKPKYARESFNQYGDLKASSRYFFRLIADIMARRGYIPEAEADGLSRSVNLAGPARRFMNFSARPDTTRVVAADSSQFDPINLIDLLNTGGLPDEGANTNAPATEGADDNGGKKP, from the coding sequence GTGAACCCAACAACCAAGAAAGTACTGTACTGGTCGCTAGGCACCATTGGAGCATTGTTGCTCGTGGGCTTGGCCGTGTTTCTGCTGAAACGCGAGCAGTTGCTGCAGTACGCCCTGCGCCAAACCAAAACCAAGGTCGAGCGCAAATATCCCGTTACCCTAACCCTAGGTCCGGCGCGCTTTACCGACCTGAACACCGTGCAGATCACCAACGTGAGCCTGGTGCCCCGCACCGGCCTGCAAGATACCTTGCTCACGGCCCGCCGCATCAACGCCAGCATTAGCCTGCGTTCGTTGTTTGCCCGGCGCCCGGTGTTCAGCAACCTGCAAATTGAGCAGGCCCGGTTGGTTGCCCGCAAAACGGCTACGGCCGACAACTACGGCTTTCTGATTAAGCGCACGGGCAAAACCGCCGTGCCGCGCGATACCACCAAAGGCACCAACTACGGCGTACTGCTGAACCAAGTGCTCGAAACGGCGCTGGAGAACATTCCGGGCGAGGCCGACTTCCGCAACTTTTTGGTGGCTTACGAAAGCCCGCGCCACCGCGCCACCATCACCATGCCCGAGCTTACCATCGAAGACGGCGACCTGGCGGGCAAACTAACGGTGGTGCTCGACTCCGTTACCAACCGCATTGGCTTGCGCGGCCACGTGGAGCAGGGCGACGAAAACATGGACGTGCAGGTGTTCAGCCAGGGCCGCCAGCCGGTGGTGCTGCCCTACGTGCAGCGCCGTTTCGGGGCCAACGTGCAGTTCGATACGTTGCATCTGCAACTGGCCGGCAAGGATTTCGACGACGAGCGGCTTACCGTACGCGGTGCTGCTTTGGCCAGCAACTTTCGCCTGAACCACCCCAAAATTTCGGACGAAGACGTGGTAGTGCGCCGCGGCGGCATCGACTTCGTGGCTACCCTAGGTCAGAATTACCTCGCGCTGGAAAAGGGCACCAAGGTTACGCTGAACAAGATTGTGGCTTTCCCGCAAATCAGCGTGCGCATGCGTACGCCCGCCGAGCTGGGGCGCCGCATTGCCGCCGAAACCCGCCACTACAGCCCGCGCTTGCGGGGCCTGCTGGTGTCGCTGAACGTGGAAACGGACGAGGTGCCGGCCACCGACTTCTTCGCCTCGCTGCCCCAAGGCATTTTTGGGGCGGTGGAGGGCATGCAGGGCACCGGTACGCTGCAGTACCACCTCAGCGCCGCCCTCGATATGCAGCAAGTGGATAGCCTGAAGTTTGACTCGGGCTTACGCGCCAGCCGCGACTTCAAAATCACGCGCTTTGGCCGCGTCGATCTGCGCAAGCTCAACACCGAGTTTGCCTACACCGCCTACAACGACCGCGGCGATTCGCTCAAGACCTTTGCCGTGGGCCCCTCAAACCCCGATTTCGTGCCGTTCAATCAGGTGTCAAACTACCTGAAGTACGCCATCATCACGGCCGAAGACCCGCGCTTCTTCACGCACAAAGGCTTTATGGAGAAAGCGTTCGTGAAATCGGCCATCCAGAATATCAAGGAGAAACGCTTTGCCCGCGGCGGCAGCACGCTCTCGATGCAACTGGTGAAAAACGTGTTCCTGACGCGCAAGAAAACCGTGGCCCGCAAAGCCGAGGAGGCCCTGATGGTGTGGCTGATTGAGAATACCCGCCTCGTGAGCAAAGAGCGCATGATGGAGGTGTACCTCAACATTATTGAGTGGGGCCCGAGCCGCTACCGCTGGCCCAACGGCGAGCGGGGCGTGTACGGTGTAACGGAGGCCGCCCGCTTTTACTACGACAAAGAGCCCGCGCAACTTACCCTGCAGGAAAGCCTGTACCTGGCCAGCATCATCCCTAAGCCGAAGTACGCCCGCGAGTCGTTTAACCAATACGGCGACCTGAAGGCCAGCTCGCGCTACTTCTTTCGCCTGATTGCCGACATCATGGCCCGGCGCGGCTACATACCCGAGGCCGAGGCCGATGGGCTGAGCCGCTCGGTAAACCTGGCCGGCCCGGCGCGACGCTTCATGAACTTCTCGGCCCGCCCCGACACCACCCGCGTGGTGGCCGCCGACAGCAGCCAGTTTGACCCCATCAACCTCATCGACCTGCTAAACACCGGCGGCCTGCCCGACGAAGGTGCCAACACCAACGCCCCGGCCACCGAAGGCGCCGACGACAACGGCGGGAAAAAGCCCTAA